One genomic window of Desulfuromonas sp. AOP6 includes the following:
- a CDS encoding UbiD family decarboxylase, whose translation MAVEDIHSFLQVLEKEGQLHKVHVEVNWDQEVPAITDRVCKRPGGGPGLLFNRVVGYPTPVCTNLFGSSRRMRLALGNTDADIFGNRLLSAMKGCPGSTSLQKLASLLERKEYQPQFQQNSPCQQRIVETEPDVGAYLPALRTWPKDGGRYLTLPMVVTQDPDSGVQNFGMYRVQLLGGNQLAIHWGPFSDGARHHQKNRNRGDKTPVAVVIGGPPALLYASGAPVPAGVDEATFASFLLGKPVSMAKTLTHGLAVPAGADYVLEGYVEKDETVEEGPFGNHTGFYDPPKPAALFKVQTLTCRKDPVYVCTVVGPPPMENSYMAQFSERLFLPLLQLDHPRVLEIHQPVEGIFHQCTFVSVKKDGPGQGKDVIRQLWDGPWLPRARLLAVFDEGTNLTESNGLLWHVLNRMTPASDLMVKGEQVGIDATSKVSGEDSFTPGRLPIVESPHIQQLLANRWAEYGL comes from the coding sequence ATGGCTGTAGAAGATATTCACTCATTTCTACAAGTTCTGGAAAAAGAGGGACAGTTGCATAAGGTCCATGTGGAAGTCAATTGGGACCAGGAGGTCCCGGCTATCACCGATCGCGTCTGCAAGCGTCCCGGCGGCGGACCGGGTTTGCTTTTTAATAGGGTAGTTGGTTATCCTACCCCTGTATGCACGAACCTGTTTGGATCAAGTCGGCGCATGCGTTTGGCTCTAGGGAATACTGACGCCGATATCTTTGGAAATCGTCTTTTGTCTGCCATGAAGGGATGTCCTGGCTCCACCAGCCTTCAGAAACTAGCCTCTTTGCTGGAGCGCAAAGAATACCAGCCACAATTCCAACAGAACTCACCTTGTCAGCAACGTATAGTGGAGACGGAACCTGACGTAGGCGCCTATTTGCCTGCATTACGAACCTGGCCCAAGGACGGTGGCCGTTATTTAACCCTTCCGATGGTCGTAACCCAAGACCCTGACTCAGGCGTGCAAAATTTTGGAATGTATCGAGTCCAACTTTTGGGAGGCAATCAACTCGCCATCCACTGGGGGCCTTTTTCAGACGGCGCCAGGCATCATCAAAAAAATCGAAATCGAGGGGATAAAACTCCGGTAGCCGTCGTAATCGGTGGACCTCCTGCCCTGCTGTATGCATCCGGCGCTCCTGTCCCCGCCGGAGTGGATGAAGCTACCTTTGCCTCCTTCCTATTGGGTAAGCCGGTCTCCATGGCCAAGACACTCACGCATGGGCTTGCCGTACCTGCAGGAGCAGATTATGTCCTGGAGGGGTATGTGGAGAAGGATGAAACTGTAGAGGAGGGGCCCTTTGGAAACCACACAGGATTTTACGATCCTCCCAAGCCAGCCGCCCTTTTTAAGGTGCAGACCCTGACTTGTCGTAAAGATCCGGTATATGTCTGTACCGTGGTCGGTCCGCCCCCGATGGAGAACAGTTACATGGCGCAGTTTTCCGAACGCCTTTTTCTTCCTCTGTTGCAATTGGATCATCCCAGGGTTTTGGAAATCCATCAGCCGGTTGAAGGGATATTTCATCAGTGTACTTTTGTGTCTGTAAAAAAAGATGGTCCGGGGCAGGGAAAAGACGTGATCAGGCAATTGTGGGATGGGCCCTGGTTGCCGCGAGCCAGGTTGCTGGCTGTGTTTGATGAAGGGACGAATCTAACGGAAAGCAACGGATTGCTGTGGCATGTCTTAAACAGAATGACACCTGCGAGTGATTTGATGGTAAAGGGTGAGCAGGTTGGCATTGATGCCACCAGCAAAGTCTCTGGTGAAGACAGTTTTACGCCGGGACGTCTGCCAATTGTGGAAAGTCCCCATATCCAGCAGTTGCTGGCAAACCGCTGGGCTGAATACGGCCTGTAG
- a CDS encoding UbiA-like polyprenyltransferase produces MTETSFLARARTLLEMIKFSHTVFAFPFALMGVILASLASGALPTFMQIVWICLAMVGARSGAMGLNRIIDATIDAKNPRTAQRHIPAGKVSMPEAWGFVLASFALLLFSAWMLNPLCLKLSPLALFFLALYSYCKRFTPLAHIVLGICLAAAPIGAWIALRGDVSWQVLVLGLAVLFWVAGFDILYALQDLDFDREQGLHSIPSRLGVERSLLLSRAFHAVMVFLLALLLSVPGLGWIYLLGVLVVTGLLVYEHLLVKADDLSRLDAAFFNMNGYISVTIFAFTLLDSLV; encoded by the coding sequence ATGACGGAAACGAGCTTTTTGGCAAGAGCCAGAACTCTCCTGGAGATGATCAAGTTTTCCCATACGGTGTTCGCCTTCCCCTTTGCCCTGATGGGTGTCATCCTTGCTTCACTGGCAAGTGGGGCCTTGCCGACTTTCATGCAGATCGTCTGGATTTGTCTGGCCATGGTCGGGGCACGCTCTGGGGCCATGGGTCTCAACCGCATCATTGATGCCACCATAGACGCCAAAAATCCCAGAACCGCCCAGCGCCATATTCCTGCGGGAAAAGTGTCCATGCCGGAGGCCTGGGGGTTTGTGCTGGCCTCTTTTGCTCTTCTGCTTTTTTCGGCCTGGATGCTCAACCCCCTCTGCCTGAAGTTGTCACCGCTGGCCCTGTTTTTTTTAGCGCTGTATTCTTACTGCAAACGTTTCACTCCCTTGGCCCATATTGTCCTGGGCATCTGTCTGGCCGCCGCCCCTATTGGGGCCTGGATCGCCTTACGGGGAGATGTAAGCTGGCAAGTGCTCGTTCTCGGGTTGGCCGTGCTTTTCTGGGTCGCTGGTTTCGATATCCTCTATGCCCTGCAGGATCTCGATTTTGACAGAGAGCAGGGCCTCCACTCCATCCCGTCGCGTCTGGGAGTGGAGCGCTCCCTTCTGCTGTCCCGGGCATTTCATGCCGTGATGGTTTTTTTGCTGGCTCTGCTCCTTTCGGTGCCGGGGCTAGGGTGGATTTATCTGCTAGGTGTGCTGGTCGTGACGGGGCTGCTGGTCTATGAGCATCTGCTGGTCAAGGCGGACGACCTGTCGAGACTGGATGCCGCCTTTTTCAATATGAACGGATACATCAGTGTGACCATCTTTGCCTTCACGCTGTTGGACAGCCTGGTTTAA
- a CDS encoding flavin prenyltransferase UbiX, which produces MTHIAVAMTGASGAVYGVRLVEELLKANCQVSLVLTRSGLDVLQYELGLDWSGTAVQTQVKVSRHFAGAQNLSVYDEQDMFSPLASGSSVPRAMVVIPCSMGTAARLAAGISGNLLERAADVVLKERRDLILVPRETPLNQIHLENLLTLSRAGAHILPAMPGFYHRPQTLDDVVNHLVGKVLDSLNIEHNLFPRWGQLQE; this is translated from the coding sequence ATGACCCATATAGCCGTGGCGATGACAGGAGCCTCCGGAGCCGTTTACGGGGTACGCCTGGTCGAAGAACTGCTCAAGGCAAATTGTCAGGTCTCTCTGGTGCTGACCAGGTCCGGTCTGGATGTGCTGCAGTACGAATTAGGCCTGGACTGGTCCGGCACTGCAGTCCAGACGCAGGTAAAGGTGTCCAGGCATTTTGCCGGTGCCCAGAACCTCTCTGTCTACGATGAGCAGGATATGTTTTCTCCCCTGGCCAGCGGTTCCTCCGTGCCCAGGGCCATGGTGGTCATCCCCTGCTCCATGGGGACGGCGGCCCGCCTGGCCGCCGGCATCAGTGGAAATCTGCTGGAACGAGCTGCCGATGTGGTACTGAAGGAGCGCCGGGACCTGATCCTGGTGCCCCGTGAGACACCTCTAAACCAAATTCACCTCGAAAACCTGCTTACCTTGAGCCGCGCCGGGGCTCATATCCTGCCGGCCATGCCCGGATTTTACCACCGCCCCCAAACGCTGGATGACGTCGTGAATCACCTGGTTGGCAAGGTTTTGGATAGCCTGAATATTGAACACAACCTGTTCCCGCGCTGGGGACAGTTGCAGGAGTAG
- the mqnE gene encoding aminofutalosine synthase MqnE — MEALYEKIRSRLAAGERMTEAEALALFEAKDLLEIGELAALANEQKNGQRVYFNVNRHINYSNVCVNQCTFCAFCKSAEEAGGYTLALQEILAKAKEAREAGATEIHVVGGLHPELPYEFYLQMLSSIKEACPEVHLKAFTAVEIDYFSKLSGRSVEQVIEDLKGAGLGSMPGGGAEIFAPAVREKICPEKISGARWLEVVEKVHRAGLKTNATMLFGHLESYADRVDHLAKLRALQDRTGGFQAFIPLAFQPDNTRVPGAKGVGGVDALKTLAISRIYLDNFQHIKAYWVMLGLKIAQVALAFGVNDLDGTVVEEKIGHDAGAESPQILAKEHLVSMIRKAGKIPVERDTLYRELGEAT, encoded by the coding sequence ATGGAAGCGCTCTATGAAAAGATCAGGTCCCGATTAGCGGCGGGGGAGCGGATGACTGAGGCCGAAGCCCTGGCTCTGTTCGAAGCCAAAGACCTGCTGGAGATCGGCGAGCTCGCCGCCCTGGCCAACGAGCAAAAAAACGGCCAGCGAGTCTATTTCAACGTCAATCGCCATATCAATTACTCCAACGTCTGCGTCAACCAGTGTACCTTCTGCGCCTTCTGCAAAAGCGCCGAGGAGGCAGGGGGTTATACCTTGGCCCTGCAGGAGATTTTGGCCAAGGCGAAAGAGGCCAGGGAGGCTGGCGCAACTGAAATCCATGTCGTCGGCGGCCTGCATCCCGAACTGCCCTATGAATTTTACCTGCAGATGCTCTCTAGCATCAAAGAGGCCTGTCCGGAGGTTCATCTCAAGGCTTTTACCGCGGTGGAAATCGATTACTTCAGCAAGCTCTCCGGGCGTTCCGTCGAGCAAGTTATTGAAGACCTGAAGGGCGCCGGATTGGGCTCGATGCCGGGCGGCGGTGCCGAAATATTCGCGCCAGCGGTGCGTGAGAAGATCTGTCCGGAGAAGATCTCGGGCGCCCGCTGGCTCGAAGTGGTGGAAAAGGTGCATCGGGCTGGCCTCAAAACCAACGCGACCATGCTGTTCGGCCATCTGGAATCCTATGCAGACCGGGTGGACCATCTTGCCAAGTTGCGGGCCCTGCAGGATCGCACCGGCGGATTTCAGGCCTTTATTCCCCTGGCCTTTCAGCCCGACAACACGAGGGTGCCCGGTGCCAAAGGGGTCGGTGGCGTCGATGCCCTCAAAACCCTGGCCATCAGCCGCATCTACCTCGACAATTTCCAGCACATCAAGGCCTACTGGGTCATGCTCGGTCTGAAGATTGCCCAGGTCGCCCTGGCTTTCGGCGTGAACGATCTGGATGGCACCGTGGTGGAAGAGAAGATAGGCCACGACGCCGGGGCCGAATCTCCACAGATCCTGGCCAAGGAACACCTGGTAAGCATGATTCGCAAGGCAGGCAAGATACCAGTGGAGCGCGATACCCTTTACCGGGAACTGGGAGAGGCGACATGA
- the mqnC gene encoding cyclic dehypoxanthinyl futalosine synthase translates to MSELSQVVEKVRQGKRIDRAEALILLEQADLLALGKMADSLRRQRHPHGRVTFVVDRNVNYTNVCQSRCRFCAFYRNADAKDAYLLTHDEILAKVQELAEHGGTQLLMQGGLHPELKIDWFETLFRRIKAAFPAMQVHSLSPAEVIHVARLSDLNMTQCLSRLQAAGLDSVPGGGAEVLVDEVRQQISPNKIGWEQWADVMKAAHGLGMRTTATMMFGSKEGARDIVEHLFRIREIQQETGGFTAFIPWTFQPDNTELGGQVATGVEYLKVLALSRIVLDNIDNIQASWVTQGDKMAQVALFFGANDLGGTMLEENVVAAAGVTFRMSQQEIVTLAREAGFIPAKRNTLYEILQEY, encoded by the coding sequence ATGAGCGAACTGTCGCAGGTGGTGGAAAAGGTACGCCAGGGTAAAAGAATTGACCGGGCCGAGGCCCTGATCCTGCTGGAGCAGGCCGACCTGCTCGCGCTAGGGAAGATGGCCGACAGTTTGCGGCGGCAGAGACATCCCCACGGAAGGGTGACCTTCGTGGTCGACCGCAATGTCAACTACACCAATGTCTGTCAATCCCGCTGCCGTTTCTGCGCCTTCTATAGGAATGCGGACGCCAAGGATGCCTATCTGCTCACCCACGACGAGATTCTCGCCAAGGTGCAGGAGTTGGCGGAACACGGCGGCACCCAGCTTCTCATGCAGGGAGGCTTGCATCCCGAGCTCAAGATTGACTGGTTCGAGACCCTTTTCCGCCGGATCAAGGCGGCTTTCCCGGCCATGCAGGTGCATTCTCTCTCCCCCGCCGAGGTCATCCATGTGGCCCGTCTTTCCGACCTCAACATGACGCAGTGCCTGTCCCGTTTGCAGGCGGCCGGCCTCGACTCGGTACCGGGGGGAGGTGCCGAGGTACTGGTAGACGAAGTGCGTCAGCAGATATCCCCCAACAAGATCGGCTGGGAGCAATGGGCGGATGTCATGAAGGCTGCGCATGGACTGGGAATGCGCACGACGGCGACCATGATGTTCGGCTCCAAAGAGGGGGCGCGGGACATCGTCGAACACCTCTTCCGCATTCGGGAAATCCAGCAGGAAACGGGTGGCTTTACCGCCTTCATTCCCTGGACCTTTCAGCCGGATAATACGGAACTGGGCGGTCAGGTGGCGACGGGGGTCGAATACCTGAAGGTACTGGCGCTGTCGCGCATCGTCCTCGACAACATCGACAACATCCAGGCCAGCTGGGTGACCCAGGGGGACAAGATGGCTCAGGTGGCCCTCTTCTTCGGAGCCAATGACCTGGGAGGGACCATGCTCGAAGAGAACGTCGTGGCCGCCGCCGGGGTAACCTTCCGTATGTCGCAGCAGGAAATCGTCACGCTGGCACGGGAGGCTGGCTTCATCCCGGCCAAACGCAATACGCTCTATGAGATACTGCAGGAATACTGA
- the hisC gene encoding histidinol-phosphate transaminase, translated as MSCLRPNIAQMAGYVPGYQPPDSEAWIKLNTNENPYPPSPQVVEAIRQELGELGDSLRMYPDAGSVQVRRTAATLFGFEPSWVITANGSDELLNNLIRAFAGEGEEVAYIHPSYSYYATLAQIQGAKIRTFGLTADYRIADFPSRYEGKLFFLTSPNAPLGFTFPLDYVANIARRCAGMLVVDEAYVDFAEANALELVKEFDNVVVTRTFSKSYSLAGMRLGLAVARPEVIQALDKIRDHYHLDRLALAAAGAALRDQAYLRETVGRIRDTRAWFSTELGALGYALVDSQTNFVFASPPDRNGKRVYEGLYARKILVRYFSDPLLAHGLRITIGTRQEMEQTLAVLKELG; from the coding sequence ATGAGTTGCCTGCGCCCCAATATCGCCCAAATGGCTGGCTATGTGCCGGGGTATCAACCCCCGGACAGCGAGGCCTGGATCAAGCTAAACACCAATGAAAACCCCTATCCCCCGTCGCCGCAGGTGGTGGAAGCCATCCGCCAGGAGCTGGGCGAGCTGGGCGACTCGCTGCGCATGTATCCGGACGCCGGCAGCGTCCAGGTGCGGCGGACGGCGGCGACGCTCTTCGGGTTTGAGCCGTCCTGGGTGATAACCGCCAACGGCTCCGACGAACTGCTCAATAACCTGATCCGCGCCTTTGCGGGGGAGGGCGAAGAGGTGGCCTATATCCATCCCTCCTACTCCTACTACGCGACCCTGGCGCAAATCCAGGGAGCGAAAATCCGCACCTTTGGGCTGACGGCGGATTATCGCATTGCTGATTTCCCCTCCCGTTACGAAGGCAAGCTCTTTTTTCTCACCAGCCCTAATGCGCCCTTGGGCTTCACGTTCCCCTTGGATTATGTCGCCAATATTGCCCGCCGCTGCGCCGGCATGCTGGTTGTCGACGAGGCCTACGTCGATTTCGCCGAGGCCAACGCGCTGGAGCTGGTGAAAGAGTTCGACAATGTGGTGGTTACCCGCACCTTCTCCAAGAGCTATTCCTTGGCCGGTATGCGCCTCGGCCTCGCCGTGGCCCGACCGGAGGTAATCCAGGCCCTCGACAAAATTCGGGATCATTACCATCTGGACCGGCTGGCCCTCGCCGCAGCGGGCGCCGCCCTGCGCGACCAGGCCTATCTACGGGAAACCGTGGGCAGGATACGTGACACCAGGGCATGGTTTTCGACGGAGCTGGGCGCCCTCGGTTACGCGCTGGTCGATTCACAGACCAACTTTGTTTTTGCTTCTCCGCCCGACCGCAACGGCAAGAGGGTCTACGAGGGGCTTTACGCTCGCAAAATACTGGTGCGTTACTTCTCCGATCCCCTGCTGGCCCATGGACTGCGCATCACCATAGGGACCAGGCAGGAGATGGAGCAGACCCTGGCGGTCCTTAAGGAACTGGGTTGA
- the mutY gene encoding A/G-specific adenine glycosylase, whose amino-acid sequence MEPGAFGEALLAWYGDQGRELPWRQTRDPYRIWLSEIMLQQTGVTAVIPYYQRFLERYPTVAALAAAPIEEVVDLWAGLGYYSRARNLHATARQIVARFHGHFPATLEELQSLPGVGRSTAGAIAALAFEKRAPILDGNVRRILCRLFAWQEDPATAVAQRQLWEWADHLTPATRVHDYTQAIMDLGATVCLPRNPRCSDCPVGRFCLAQTLGLEKSLPRRRPTKAVPTEAQVVLILAWGGRILVRRRPLHGLLGGLWEFPGRALVHGQSSAQAVAAELLERGLSGRVQPVGTIRHAYSHFRVQIEIFKVQVEKFEGVAEGGDGEQWLPEQALPEMPLHGAHKKVLGLLLKKSDRSSRKETTIASQD is encoded by the coding sequence ATGGAGCCCGGGGCTTTCGGCGAAGCCCTTCTGGCCTGGTACGGTGACCAGGGCAGAGAGCTGCCCTGGCGGCAAACCCGTGACCCCTACCGTATCTGGCTCTCCGAGATCATGCTGCAACAGACGGGGGTCACCGCCGTCATCCCCTATTACCAGCGCTTCCTCGAGCGCTATCCCACCGTCGCGGCGCTGGCCGCAGCACCGATTGAAGAGGTGGTCGATCTCTGGGCCGGCCTCGGCTACTATTCCAGGGCCAGAAACCTGCACGCCACGGCCCGGCAGATCGTAGCGCGTTTCCACGGGCACTTCCCCGCCACCCTGGAAGAATTGCAGTCCCTGCCAGGCGTAGGTCGCTCCACGGCTGGAGCGATCGCCGCGCTCGCTTTTGAAAAACGCGCTCCCATTCTTGACGGCAACGTGCGACGTATTCTGTGCCGGCTCTTTGCCTGGCAGGAAGATCCCGCCACTGCTGTGGCCCAGCGGCAGCTGTGGGAATGGGCCGACCACCTTACGCCAGCGACGAGGGTGCATGACTACACCCAGGCCATCATGGATCTGGGGGCCACCGTCTGCCTGCCCCGAAATCCCCGCTGCTCCGACTGCCCCGTCGGCCGCTTCTGTCTGGCTCAGACTCTGGGCCTGGAAAAGAGCCTCCCCCGGCGGCGCCCGACCAAAGCCGTGCCTACCGAAGCACAGGTTGTCCTCATCCTGGCATGGGGAGGCCGCATTCTTGTTCGTCGCCGGCCCCTGCACGGCCTGCTGGGAGGACTGTGGGAGTTTCCCGGACGCGCGCTTGTCCACGGGCAGTCCAGCGCGCAGGCCGTCGCCGCAGAGCTGCTGGAGAGAGGGTTGTCGGGGCGAGTGCAGCCCGTCGGCACGATCCGGCATGCCTACAGTCACTTTCGTGTGCAGATAGAGATTTTTAAAGTCCAGGTTGAAAAGTTCGAGGGTGTGGCCGAAGGGGGAGACGGCGAGCAGTGGCTGCCAGAACAGGCCCTGCCGGAGATGCCCCTGCACGGCGCCCATAAGAAGGTACTGGGTCTGCTTCTCAAAAAGTCAGACCGTTCATCACGCAAGGAGACCACCATTGCTAGCCAAGACTGA
- a CDS encoding ribonuclease D codes for MLAKTDKIEIITTAPALAAFTQKLAGQSTIAVDLEADSMHSYREKVCLLQFTTEEETILIDPLAVPDLTPLAPVLANPAIRKIFHAADYDIRCLYRDFSLEINGLFDTMIACQFLGEEKVGLADVLLKYFGIELDKQYQRADWSKRPLSPEMIRYAAEDTAHLHRLSVILEEALREKGRLTWVQEECGLMEKVRHSEPGGPLFLRLKGAGVLPRRSLAVLEALLQWRDREAQRRDSPHFKVLGNKSLLHLARTMPHSLQGLVGIEGVSPRVVDRYGKSLLTAIEAGKAVPEGELPSFPRTERRLRDEQVDQRLVRLKAWRTEKAEALQMDPGIVINNALLEEIAWHQPHDEKTLRQTPGLKNWQGEVLAEGLLKTLAQA; via the coding sequence TTGCTAGCCAAGACTGACAAGATAGAGATCATCACGACCGCCCCGGCTCTGGCCGCTTTCACCCAGAAACTTGCAGGACAAAGCACCATCGCCGTCGACCTTGAGGCGGACTCCATGCATTCTTACCGTGAAAAAGTCTGCCTGCTGCAATTTACCACGGAAGAGGAGACGATTCTCATCGACCCTCTGGCCGTACCCGACCTGACCCCCCTGGCACCGGTGCTGGCGAACCCGGCCATCCGCAAGATTTTTCATGCCGCCGACTATGATATCCGCTGTCTTTACCGCGATTTTTCCCTGGAGATCAACGGGCTCTTCGACACCATGATCGCCTGCCAGTTTCTGGGGGAGGAAAAGGTCGGGCTGGCCGATGTCCTGCTCAAATATTTTGGTATCGAGTTGGACAAGCAGTACCAGCGGGCCGACTGGTCAAAACGCCCCCTTTCGCCGGAGATGATTCGCTATGCCGCCGAAGATACGGCGCATCTGCACCGGTTGAGCGTTATTCTGGAAGAGGCGCTACGGGAAAAAGGCCGGCTGACCTGGGTGCAGGAAGAATGTGGATTGATGGAAAAGGTCCGTCACAGTGAGCCAGGCGGACCACTTTTTTTGCGTCTCAAGGGTGCCGGGGTGCTGCCCCGCCGCTCGCTGGCTGTGCTGGAGGCTCTCCTGCAGTGGCGGGACCGGGAAGCGCAGCGTCGGGACAGTCCCCATTTCAAAGTGTTGGGGAATAAGTCGCTGCTACACCTGGCGCGAACGATGCCTCATTCCCTGCAGGGGCTGGTGGGGATCGAAGGAGTTTCGCCGCGGGTAGTGGATCGCTATGGCAAAAGCCTGCTGACGGCGATAGAGGCCGGCAAGGCCGTGCCAGAAGGGGAGCTCCCCAGCTTTCCCCGCACTGAGCGCCGCCTTCGTGACGAACAGGTAGACCAGCGGCTGGTGCGCCTGAAGGCGTGGCGCACCGAAAAAGCCGAGGCCCTGCAGATGGATCCAGGCATAGTCATCAACAATGCCCTCCTGGAGGAGATCGCCTGGCATCAGCCGCACGATGAAAAAACCCTCCGCCAGACCCCCGGCCTCAAAAACTGGCAGGGCGAGGTGTTGGCAGAGGGTTTGTTGAAGACGCTGGCGCAGGCTTAA
- a CDS encoding class II fumarate hydratase has translation MSETRIEKDSMGEMTVPAAALYGAQTARAMENFPISGYRFPRPFLRALGMIKERAARVNMELDLLDSERAMAIMEAAEEVIRGELDSHFVLDIFQTGSGTSTNMNTNEVIANRATQLEGWGGERSIHPNDHVNLGQSSNDVIPTAIHMAAAVEIRHSLIPALFALQEALGEKAEAFADIIKIGRTHLQDATPIRLGQVFSGYARQVALANRRLETALEGLMELPLGGTAVGTGINTHPQFAGRVIAGLAEVTGLPFREASNHFEAQGGKDAVVYASGALKTCAGALFKISNDIRFLGSGPRCGLGELILPPVQPGSSIMPGKVNPVMAESLMQVCAQVVGNDAAITLGGLSGNFELNVMMPLLAHNLLESIALLSSGVTQFSRRCVQNLEADRAHCEATVEKSLAMVTSLAPVIGYDRAAQIAKKAHESGRTVREVAREEEVLDETELNRLLDPLPMTAPGIPGKKS, from the coding sequence ATGTCCGAAACACGCATCGAGAAGGACTCCATGGGAGAAATGACCGTGCCCGCCGCCGCCCTTTACGGCGCCCAAACGGCGAGAGCCATGGAGAACTTTCCTATTTCGGGATACCGCTTCCCCCGCCCCTTTCTGCGGGCCCTCGGCATGATCAAGGAGAGGGCCGCGCGGGTGAACATGGAACTCGACCTGCTTGACAGTGAGCGGGCCATGGCCATCATGGAGGCCGCCGAAGAGGTCATCCGCGGCGAACTCGACAGCCATTTCGTCCTCGATATCTTCCAGACCGGCTCGGGGACCAGCACCAACATGAACACCAACGAGGTCATCGCCAACCGCGCCACCCAACTGGAAGGCTGGGGGGGCGAGCGGTCGATCCACCCCAATGATCACGTCAACCTGGGACAATCGAGCAACGACGTCATTCCCACGGCCATCCACATGGCGGCCGCCGTGGAGATCCGCCACAGCCTCATCCCCGCCCTCTTCGCTCTGCAGGAAGCACTGGGGGAAAAAGCGGAGGCCTTTGCCGACATTATCAAGATCGGCCGCACCCACCTGCAGGACGCCACGCCGATCCGCCTGGGCCAGGTATTTTCCGGTTACGCCCGACAGGTGGCCCTGGCCAACCGTCGTCTGGAAACGGCCCTGGAAGGACTCATGGAACTTCCCCTCGGCGGGACGGCCGTGGGGACGGGCATCAACACCCATCCGCAGTTTGCCGGCAGGGTTATCGCCGGGCTGGCGGAGGTAACCGGTCTCCCCTTCCGCGAAGCGTCCAATCATTTCGAAGCGCAGGGCGGCAAGGACGCCGTGGTCTATGCCAGTGGTGCCCTCAAGACCTGTGCCGGCGCTCTGTTCAAGATCAGCAACGACATCCGCTTCCTTGGCAGCGGCCCGCGCTGCGGACTGGGGGAGCTGATCCTGCCACCGGTGCAGCCTGGCAGCTCGATCATGCCGGGCAAGGTCAACCCCGTCATGGCCGAAAGCCTCATGCAGGTCTGCGCCCAGGTGGTCGGCAACGATGCCGCCATCACCCTGGGGGGACTATCGGGCAACTTTGAACTCAACGTGATGATGCCCCTGCTCGCTCACAACCTGCTGGAGTCCATCGCCCTGCTGTCCAGCGGCGTCACCCAGTTCAGCCGACGCTGCGTGCAAAACTTGGAGGCCGACCGGGCCCATTGCGAAGCCACCGTGGAAAAGAGCCTGGCCATGGTCACGTCGCTGGCACCGGTCATCGGCTATGATCGCGCCGCCCAGATCGCCAAGAAGGCCCACGAAAGCGGTCGGACCGTACGGGAAGTGGCCCGGGAAGAAGAAGTGCTCGATGAAACGGAATTGAACCGCCTGCTCGATCCCCTGCCGATGACCGCCCCGGGCATTCCTGGTAAGAAGAGCTGA